The following proteins come from a genomic window of Desulfocurvibacter africanus subsp. africanus DSM 2603:
- a CDS encoding alpha/beta fold hydrolase, with product MTRFDHSSGHCLKVDEASIYFEIAGNHEGKPLVLLHGGLGSMADFNGLLGKLPTEYRVIGIDFRGHGRSTLGSTPLTYQRFQADVEAVLAHLGMAACTVLGFSDGGIVAYRMAAQSPSKVQALVTLGAQWRLEPDDPAFSMLSGLTPEMWMEMFPDSVSYYNSINPSPDFHALVKAAVSLWTDTRSSGYPNESMARITAPMLIVRGDHDHFLSLAEVVELRKRVQGAHFLNVPFAGHEAHKDCPTLFLSAVMDFMERTRVLPEHV from the coding sequence ATGACCCGCTTTGACCATTCATCCGGACATTGCCTCAAGGTAGACGAGGCCAGCATCTATTTCGAAATCGCTGGAAATCATGAGGGAAAGCCTCTTGTGTTGCTCCATGGCGGCCTTGGAAGCATGGCTGACTTCAATGGCCTCCTTGGCAAGCTGCCGACGGAGTATCGGGTCATCGGGATCGACTTTCGAGGTCACGGCAGATCCACGCTGGGCTCAACCCCACTGACCTACCAGCGCTTTCAGGCTGACGTTGAGGCCGTTCTCGCCCATTTGGGCATGGCTGCCTGCACGGTTCTCGGATTCAGTGACGGCGGGATTGTCGCCTACAGGATGGCCGCTCAGTCCCCCTCAAAGGTCCAGGCGCTGGTGACCCTGGGTGCGCAGTGGCGACTGGAGCCAGATGACCCCGCATTCTCCATGCTGAGCGGGTTGACTCCTGAGATGTGGATGGAGATGTTCCCCGACTCGGTCTCCTACTACAACTCCATCAACCCCTCCCCGGATTTCCACGCCCTAGTGAAGGCAGCCGTATCCCTGTGGACAGATACCCGATCCAGTGGTTATCCGAACGAATCCATGGCTCGGATAACGGCGCCCATGCTCATCGTACGCGGAGATCACGATCATTTCCTGTCTTTGGCCGAAGTCGTGGAGTTGCGGAAACGCGTTCAAGGCGCCCACTTCCTCAATGTTCCCTTTGCCGGACATGAGGCGCACAAGGACTGCCCCACGCTCTTTCTGTCCGCAGTCATGGATTTTATGGAGCGTACTCGGGTCCTGCCAGAGCACGTCTAG
- a CDS encoding SpoIIE family protein phosphatase encodes MRILWKTLILLLGISFIPLLLVTGVSYKAMQGMGTDLAESGRDSLLERTSTALQRMVEDHARVLRLEMDVLELVLQSDAKDIRELARTGELACQRVGAMQGAACPAAEAMRPERFISLKGVFAPVQQKYAHLVHWQAALFEDGRYSVFPERFMADLGRMQDLPWVRLGLDTRDPKWSDPQRDPLTGDVVFTVSRSLYSHEEQFLGVAAVSVSVDTVLKENIHTHMLSPNLVFFMAAPQAEGGPDDGRIKIIAQRSTAGHRNVRWSVPDKPLWLASEDEAGLARLASDLRQGRNGVRIMPFDSRESVWVYARIPGMRSYLFFVIPAADVTREAEAVEAYVRGRVGQQERFSMAVVAVVGLLALAAALAGTRTITRRIGNLVSGVRRVAAGDFEARVPVEGRDEIGELSTTFNRMVPALQESVRIRQGLMVAQEVQQHLLPVRAPLIAGLDVAGASLYSDETGGDYYDFLEVCCQDPNILSVAVGDVSGHGLSAALLMTTVRAALRGRLTQPGSMAEALRDVNRLVAVDTRETGQFATLIYAQVHPAVRTIRWIRAGHEPGLLYDPSRDEVVQLRGPGAALGLDEEMEFQEQVVTYPWGGILVLGTDGITEAHDAAGEMFGRQKLEDVIRKSRDLAAGRILEEIVKAVRAFQGDVAQEDDLTLVVIKDVRVAPGSPREGAVQDKRE; translated from the coding sequence ATGCGCATCTTGTGGAAGACCCTTATTCTTCTGTTAGGCATATCTTTCATCCCCTTGCTCCTGGTTACGGGCGTATCCTACAAGGCTATGCAGGGCATGGGCACGGACCTGGCGGAGAGTGGGCGTGATTCGCTCCTGGAGCGCACCAGCACGGCTTTGCAGCGCATGGTCGAGGACCACGCCCGTGTCTTGCGCCTGGAGATGGACGTGCTCGAGTTGGTCCTGCAGTCCGATGCCAAGGATATTCGAGAATTGGCCCGGACTGGCGAACTTGCCTGCCAGCGAGTTGGCGCTATGCAAGGAGCGGCGTGTCCTGCCGCCGAGGCCATGCGTCCGGAGCGCTTCATCTCGCTCAAGGGCGTCTTCGCGCCCGTGCAGCAGAAGTACGCGCACCTTGTCCACTGGCAGGCGGCCTTGTTCGAGGATGGCCGCTACTCGGTCTTTCCTGAACGCTTCATGGCTGACCTTGGGCGAATGCAGGACCTCCCATGGGTCCGGCTCGGCCTGGACACGCGCGATCCGAAGTGGTCCGACCCGCAGCGGGATCCGCTCACCGGAGACGTGGTCTTCACGGTCTCTCGCTCCCTCTACAGCCATGAAGAGCAGTTCCTCGGGGTGGCGGCCGTGTCCGTGTCAGTGGACACGGTACTCAAGGAGAACATCCATACGCACATGCTCTCGCCAAACCTCGTCTTCTTTATGGCTGCACCCCAGGCTGAAGGCGGGCCGGACGACGGACGCATCAAGATCATCGCCCAGCGGAGCACCGCCGGGCACAGGAATGTGCGCTGGAGCGTGCCCGACAAGCCGCTCTGGCTGGCTTCCGAGGACGAGGCTGGCCTTGCCAGGCTTGCCTCGGATTTGCGGCAGGGCCGTAACGGCGTCAGGATCATGCCCTTTGACTCGCGCGAGAGTGTATGGGTCTACGCGCGCATCCCGGGGATGCGCAGCTACTTGTTCTTCGTCATCCCCGCCGCAGACGTGACCCGCGAGGCCGAGGCAGTCGAGGCCTACGTGCGCGGCCGGGTGGGCCAGCAGGAGCGCTTTTCCATGGCGGTCGTTGCAGTAGTCGGCCTGCTTGCGTTGGCCGCTGCACTTGCCGGAACACGCACCATCACGCGCCGCATCGGCAACCTTGTCTCAGGGGTGCGCCGCGTGGCCGCAGGCGATTTCGAGGCCCGCGTGCCGGTGGAGGGCCGGGACGAGATTGGCGAACTATCGACGACCTTCAACCGCATGGTCCCGGCGCTCCAGGAGAGCGTGCGCATCCGCCAGGGCCTCATGGTTGCCCAGGAGGTGCAGCAGCACCTTCTGCCGGTCAGGGCTCCGCTCATTGCGGGACTCGATGTTGCCGGGGCGAGCCTCTACAGCGATGAAACCGGCGGGGATTACTACGACTTCCTCGAAGTCTGCTGCCAGGACCCGAACATCCTCAGCGTGGCGGTGGGCGATGTGTCTGGCCACGGACTTTCCGCCGCGCTGCTCATGACCACGGTAAGAGCCGCCCTGCGCGGCAGGCTAACCCAGCCTGGCTCCATGGCCGAAGCCCTGCGCGACGTGAACAGGCTTGTGGCCGTGGATACGCGTGAAACAGGGCAGTTTGCCACCCTCATCTATGCCCAAGTCCACCCGGCCGTGCGGACCATCCGCTGGATACGCGCGGGTCACGAACCAGGGCTTCTCTATGATCCAAGTCGGGATGAAGTCGTGCAGCTTCGGGGCCCGGGCGCGGCCTTGGGTCTTGATGAAGAGATGGAATTCCAGGAGCAGGTGGTGACCTACCCGTGGGGAGGAATTCTCGTCCTTGGCACCGACGGCATTACCGAGGCCCATGATGCCGCGGGCGAGATGTTCGGAAGACAAAAGCTGGAGGATGTGATCCGCAAGAGCCGGGATCTCGCGGCCGGACGGATACTTGAGGAGATAGTGAAGGCGGTGCGGGCCTTCCAGGGCGACGTGGCCCAGGAGGATGACCTGACTCTCGTGGTAATCAAGGATGTGCGTGTCGCGCCTGGCAGTCCAAGGGAAGGAGCCGTACAAGATAAAAGAGAGTAG
- a CDS encoding sensor histidine kinase, giving the protein MARIRDDTTRTGLSGNPIITDSFFGAVLGFFLLHPLAMIIVGIPHNGGTFNLVHTGHALFNFMGFYFAAIGFVSGLSSGILRRKVKIRNARLRDNALLLEQVLSERESLLRILTHDLTNAIVSASAYLKIVARKGRTLPKEEIVENVAEVYQTLLHAHELIDFTRQIMAIASGKLEITLSRQDIVPLVRDAVRLFCDKASQKEVAIRLDVPDGPVVAAVEPVTFKNSILGNLMSNAVKFSLPKREIDISVHRAAGRIHICVTNLGPHIPEQEKARLFSPCEHTTKPGTCGEPGTGFGLPLVDRFTRKMNGEVRVESVPTGDGNEACTVFEVILPQPETDE; this is encoded by the coding sequence ATGGCGCGAATACGCGACGATACCACCAGGACAGGCCTGTCAGGCAATCCGATCATCACGGACTCCTTCTTCGGGGCCGTCCTCGGTTTCTTTCTCCTGCATCCCCTGGCCATGATCATCGTGGGCATCCCCCACAATGGCGGTACCTTCAATCTGGTGCATACCGGCCACGCGCTTTTCAATTTCATGGGTTTCTACTTCGCTGCCATAGGCTTCGTATCCGGACTGTCGAGCGGCATCCTGCGCCGCAAGGTCAAGATTCGAAATGCCCGCCTGCGCGATAACGCATTGCTTCTGGAGCAGGTTTTATCCGAGCGGGAGAGCCTGCTGAGGATTTTGACGCACGACCTGACCAACGCCATCGTATCCGCCTCGGCCTACTTGAAGATCGTAGCCCGCAAGGGCCGTACGCTGCCCAAGGAAGAGATCGTGGAGAACGTGGCCGAGGTATACCAGACCCTGCTGCATGCTCACGAACTCATCGATTTCACACGCCAGATCATGGCCATCGCTAGCGGCAAGCTGGAGATAACCCTCTCCAGGCAGGATATCGTGCCGCTGGTCCGGGACGCCGTGCGCCTGTTTTGCGACAAGGCCAGCCAGAAGGAGGTAGCAATCAGGCTGGATGTCCCGGATGGACCTGTGGTCGCCGCAGTGGAACCCGTCACCTTCAAGAATTCGATCCTTGGCAACCTCATGAGCAATGCCGTGAAGTTCTCCCTGCCCAAACGGGAAATCGACATCTCGGTACACCGGGCTGCTGGAAGGATCCATATCTGCGTGACCAACTTGGGCCCGCACATTCCCGAGCAGGAAAAGGCCAGGCTCTTCTCGCCCTGCGAACATACTACGAAGCCCGGAACCTGCGGCGAGCCCGGCACCGGCTTCGGCCTGCCCCTGGTGGACAGGTTCACGCGCAAGATGAACGGCGAAGTGCGCGTGGAGAGCGTGCCCACGGGAGATGGCAATGAGGCCTGCACCGTCTTCGAGGTAATCCTGCCGCAACCGGAGACAGATGAATAG
- a CDS encoding lysophospholipid acyltransferase family protein gives MKTRLLWWLACLGQRMSIAQIDRAGDGLGRLFWLVLRSRRRLATKAIQEHLGLGEAESKALAYESFRQNCRSFLELLYVPKLDKAFLEERCTINRPDIIAAISKLERPIVLVSGHIGAWEFCSTIVREILGITRVTGIARKPKSEAMHVVMMRLRERPCISVIPHRNAARQVLRRLKNNEAAGFVVDHNTSSRESIFLPFLGEVAAVNKGPAILAVGAKALVLPLFLFREPGGRYRIHVEDPLDTTTIPGDREQQVQAVTEFYNEAVERQVRQHPEQWFWMHKRWKTKPDAETEPDSQATPMAE, from the coding sequence ATGAAGACGCGCCTATTGTGGTGGCTGGCGTGCCTTGGCCAGCGCATGTCCATTGCGCAGATCGATCGTGCGGGAGATGGGCTCGGCAGGCTCTTCTGGCTCGTACTACGCTCACGCAGGCGATTGGCTACCAAGGCCATCCAGGAACACCTGGGGCTTGGAGAGGCCGAATCCAAGGCCTTGGCCTACGAGAGCTTTCGACAAAACTGCCGTTCCTTTCTGGAACTGCTGTATGTCCCCAAGCTTGATAAGGCTTTCCTTGAGGAGCGCTGCACGATTAACCGCCCGGATATCATCGCAGCGATAAGCAAGCTGGAGCGACCGATTGTCCTTGTCTCAGGCCATATCGGAGCCTGGGAATTCTGTTCGACTATAGTGCGGGAGATTCTTGGCATCACGCGCGTCACCGGCATAGCCCGCAAGCCCAAAAGCGAAGCCATGCACGTCGTCATGATGAGATTGCGCGAGCGGCCTTGTATTTCGGTAATTCCCCATCGCAATGCAGCCAGGCAAGTGCTACGGCGCCTTAAGAACAATGAGGCTGCCGGCTTCGTGGTGGATCACAACACCTCCTCGCGCGAATCAATTTTCCTTCCTTTTCTCGGCGAAGTAGCTGCCGTAAACAAGGGACCGGCCATCCTTGCAGTCGGTGCCAAGGCCCTGGTGCTGCCGCTGTTTTTGTTTCGCGAGCCGGGTGGCCGGTATCGCATCCACGTGGAAGACCCCCTGGATACCACGACGATCCCTGGAGACCGGGAGCAGCAGGTTCAGGCTGTAACCGAATTCTATAATGAAGCGGTGGAACGCCAGGTGCGCCAACATCCGGAGCAGTGGTTCTGGATGCATAAACGCTGGAAGACCAAGCCGGATGCGGAAACGGAACCAGACAGCCAAGCTACGCCGATGGCTGAATGA
- a CDS encoding lysophospholipid acyltransferase family protein: MRIDPSKLSRPISMAYRLWCRSLRFQDVGQEHLDCAAAQGRRLIYAIWHDELFPLVWYATRKGLTVGAMVSQSRDGELLAGIIESLGIPTIRGSSSRGGVKALVSAIRLIERQGHDIVITVDGPRGPRHIVKEGAIHLASRTGAHIMPVRVSMKRTHIFHKAWDKFQLPWPLTRCRVVFGEPYAVSRSLDEAGIAQERSQLENRLEALDAELSGLTHSQEPSC, encoded by the coding sequence ATGCGCATAGATCCGAGCAAGCTCTCCAGGCCCATTTCAATGGCATATCGCCTCTGGTGCCGATCTCTTCGCTTTCAGGATGTCGGCCAGGAGCATCTTGATTGCGCAGCAGCCCAGGGGCGCAGATTGATTTACGCCATCTGGCATGACGAGCTTTTCCCCCTGGTCTGGTACGCCACCCGCAAGGGCCTTACCGTGGGGGCCATGGTCAGCCAGAGCCGCGATGGGGAACTTCTGGCAGGCATCATTGAATCCCTAGGCATACCAACCATACGTGGATCAAGCTCGCGGGGCGGGGTCAAGGCTCTGGTGTCCGCCATACGGCTCATCGAGAGGCAGGGGCATGACATTGTCATCACTGTGGACGGTCCACGCGGGCCCCGACATATCGTCAAGGAGGGCGCTATCCACTTGGCCTCCAGGACCGGGGCGCATATAATGCCGGTGCGCGTTTCCATGAAAAGAACTCATATCTTTCATAAGGCCTGGGATAAATTTCAGCTTCCTTGGCCGCTTACAAGATGTCGGGTAGTCTTCGGAGAGCCGTATGCTGTTTCCCGCAGCCTCGATGAAGCGGGAATCGCGCAAGAGCGAAGCCAGCTGGAAAATCGCCTGGAAGCCTTGGATGCCGAATTGTCCGGGCTGACGCATTCGCAAGAGCCATCTTGTTAA